In a genomic window of Leptospira andrefontaineae:
- a CDS encoding SGNH/GDSL hydrolase family protein → MALALLLGACVQDRIQSKESKLYKPSFALFGDSISAFWPVEQQFPEFETYKKAFPGRRTYEIQEAAENETMRYRSCMLNGGVNDFLNNFEPTWEEVDATVQRQLKTLEILNNHCDYIIVLNVWTVQLPWPTKAASMINLEMKEKVTFLPRIDPENLIHSEMLLDGGHLTDEGYGILSQRVREYLKATLPEFWMEFLL, encoded by the coding sequence TTGGCGCTGGCACTTCTGTTAGGGGCCTGCGTTCAGGATCGAATCCAATCTAAAGAATCCAAATTATACAAACCTAGCTTTGCACTCTTCGGAGATAGTATCTCTGCCTTTTGGCCTGTGGAGCAACAGTTTCCTGAGTTTGAGACATATAAGAAAGCGTTTCCTGGAAGAAGGACCTACGAGATCCAAGAGGCTGCTGAAAATGAAACAATGAGATATCGGTCCTGTATGTTGAACGGTGGTGTAAACGATTTCCTCAATAATTTCGAACCCACTTGGGAGGAAGTCGATGCTACTGTTCAACGTCAGCTTAAGACCTTAGAGATATTAAACAACCATTGTGACTATATCATTGTATTGAACGTATGGACGGTACAACTTCCTTGGCCGACAAAAGCTGCGTCTATGATCAATTTAGAAATGAAGGAGAAGGTAACCTTCTTACCTAGGATAGATCCGGAAAATCTGATCCATAGCGAGATGTTATTGGACGGCGGTCACTTAACGGACGAGGGATATGGAATTCTTTCCCAAAGAGTAAGAGAATATCTTAAAGCAACTTTACCTGAGTTTTGGATGGAGTTTCTATTATGA
- a CDS encoding lipoate--protein ligase family protein: protein MRTFILDQKSIRTPYYNLALEEALAVQLVSGGYSGGVRFWEGPRSIIMGLSEKPELSAGKENTESFLAIFRKRQAPKKPSPTDPVYIARRASGGGTVVHEPGWNLNFSLFVSLEVKPELYPVSNSYNIFLGLISSALNKQGLKTKCKGKSDLALELSPDVWKKISGNAQFRKKNCIVQHGTLILDSRLIPLVSDLLPHPPEEPEYRKGRSHDEFVTSLPASFSPGKFKQDLSLLFADYLGVEILGTEADPSFFRNVRKIADRLFQEKYSNLGYILGE, encoded by the coding sequence GTGCGGACTTTTATACTAGACCAAAAATCCATTCGGACTCCTTATTATAATCTAGCTTTAGAAGAAGCTCTTGCAGTCCAACTAGTATCCGGTGGATATTCCGGTGGAGTTCGGTTCTGGGAAGGACCTAGGTCCATTATAATGGGTCTCTCTGAAAAACCGGAGCTAAGCGCAGGGAAAGAAAATACGGAAAGTTTCCTCGCGATATTCCGGAAAAGGCAAGCTCCTAAAAAACCTTCTCCAACAGATCCGGTTTATATTGCCAGAAGAGCAAGCGGTGGAGGGACAGTTGTTCATGAGCCTGGATGGAATCTGAACTTCAGTCTTTTTGTTTCCCTAGAAGTGAAACCCGAACTGTATCCGGTCTCCAATTCTTATAATATATTCTTAGGCTTAATATCGTCCGCCTTGAATAAACAAGGACTAAAGACAAAATGTAAGGGTAAGTCTGATCTTGCCTTGGAGCTTTCTCCGGATGTATGGAAAAAAATTTCGGGTAATGCTCAATTCAGAAAGAAGAACTGCATCGTACAACATGGGACCTTGATCCTGGACTCAAGACTTATTCCCTTGGTGTCGGACCTCCTACCCCATCCTCCGGAAGAACCCGAATATAGAAAAGGCAGAAGTCACGATGAATTTGTGACCTCCTTACCAGCCTCTTTTTCGCCAGGAAAATTCAAACAAGACCTTTCCCTTTTATTTGCGGATTATCTGGGGGTTGAAATCCTAGGTACCGAAGCGGATCCTTCCTTCTTTCGAAACGTTCGCAAGATAGCAGATCGGCTGTTTCAGGAAAAATATTCAAATCTAGGATATATCCTGGGAGAATGA
- the glyA gene encoding serine hydroxymethyltransferase — protein MKYLPQQDPEIFKALQAEDQRQEQNLEMIASENFVSRAVLEAYTSTLTNKYAEGYPGKRYYNGCVNADAVESLAIERAKKIFKAEYANVQPHSGAQANMAVFLATMEPGDSFLGMNLAHGGHLTHGSPVNISGKYYKPIPYGVDPKTETIDYDALASLAKEHKPKLIVAGASAYSRTIDFDKFAEIAKSVGAKLMADIAHISGLVATGYHPSPIDSFDYVTTTTHKTLRGPRGGLILSKLENEKVLNSRVFPGIQGGPLMHVIAAKAVAFGETLTPDYKKYIETVLANAKTLAEVFVKRGFRVVSGGTDNHLVLLDVSVKGLTGAKAADGLDEVGVTVNKNAIPFDKNPPAVASGIRLGTPALTTRGLKPADIEKVGNLICDFLDNPDDEKTKEKVRQGVKEITQQFPMTNFRLD, from the coding sequence ATGAAATACCTTCCCCAACAAGACCCCGAAATTTTCAAAGCCTTACAAGCGGAAGACCAAAGACAGGAACAAAACCTGGAAATGATCGCTTCCGAAAACTTCGTGTCCAGAGCCGTTTTGGAAGCTTATACTTCCACGCTTACCAATAAATATGCGGAAGGATATCCTGGAAAAAGATATTATAACGGATGCGTAAACGCAGACGCTGTAGAGTCCCTGGCTATTGAAAGAGCAAAAAAGATCTTCAAAGCGGAATATGCAAACGTTCAGCCGCACTCCGGTGCGCAGGCAAATATGGCGGTCTTCTTGGCTACCATGGAACCGGGAGATTCTTTCTTAGGAATGAATCTGGCTCATGGAGGACATTTAACTCATGGTTCTCCGGTAAATATCAGCGGAAAATATTATAAACCGATCCCTTACGGTGTAGATCCTAAAACCGAAACCATAGATTATGATGCTCTTGCATCTCTTGCAAAAGAACATAAGCCTAAATTGATCGTAGCAGGTGCCTCTGCATATTCAAGAACGATCGATTTTGATAAATTCGCAGAGATCGCAAAGTCCGTAGGCGCAAAACTTATGGCAGATATCGCACATATCTCCGGATTAGTAGCAACTGGATATCACCCTTCTCCGATCGATAGTTTTGATTATGTTACTACTACAACCCACAAAACTCTCAGAGGACCGAGAGGTGGATTAATTCTTTCTAAATTAGAAAACGAGAAAGTATTAAACTCTAGAGTTTTCCCAGGCATCCAAGGTGGACCTTTAATGCATGTGATCGCGGCAAAAGCGGTGGCGTTCGGAGAAACTTTAACTCCTGATTATAAAAAGTACATCGAAACAGTACTCGCAAACGCTAAAACATTGGCAGAAGTTTTTGTAAAAAGAGGATTCAGAGTAGTTAGCGGCGGGACCGACAACCACCTGGTCCTACTCGATGTTTCCGTAAAAGGTTTAACCGGTGCCAAAGCAGCTGACGGACTGGACGAAGTGGGAGTTACCGTGAATAAGAACGCGATCCCATTCGACAAAAATCCTCCTGCAGTTGCTTCCGGAATTCGTTTAGGAACTCCTGCACTTACAACCAGAGGGCTCAAACCTGCTGATATTGAGAAAGTAGGAAATTTGATCTGCGATTTCTTGGACAATCCGGATGACGAAAAGACCAAAGAAAAAGTTAGACAAGGTGTAAAAGAGATCACCCAACAATTCCCAATGACCAATTTTAGATTGGATTAA